In Acidimicrobiales bacterium, one genomic interval encodes:
- a CDS encoding MBL fold metallo-hydrolase, with the protein MALDLTVLGCSGSYPGPGSACSGYLVRGAGTTLWLDAGSGTMANLQRHVGLADVDAVVLSHEHPDHWGDIEGYRVACTWGLHRSGVPVYAPAGLDGFLSGDAAPAFDWRVVADGDEITIGGLAVRFSRTVHPPETLAVRIDGDGRSLAYSADTGPGWSFAALGAGIDLALCEATYPHRQERAPLHLSAKEAGDMTREAGAAGLLLTHLWPTVDPAEILAEAAAAYGGPVDLARMNETYPV; encoded by the coding sequence ATGGCCCTCGACCTGACGGTGCTCGGCTGCAGCGGCAGCTACCCGGGGCCCGGGTCGGCGTGCAGCGGCTACCTCGTGCGCGGGGCGGGCACGACCCTGTGGCTCGACGCCGGGTCGGGCACCATGGCCAACCTCCAGCGTCACGTGGGACTGGCCGATGTCGACGCCGTCGTGCTGAGCCACGAGCACCCCGACCACTGGGGCGACATCGAGGGCTACCGGGTGGCGTGCACGTGGGGCCTGCACCGCAGCGGGGTCCCGGTGTACGCCCCGGCCGGGCTCGACGGCTTCCTGTCCGGCGACGCCGCGCCGGCCTTCGACTGGCGGGTAGTCGCCGACGGTGACGAGATCACCATCGGCGGCCTGGCCGTGCGCTTCTCCCGTACCGTCCACCCTCCCGAGACGCTGGCCGTCCGGATCGACGGTGACGGCCGCTCGCTCGCCTATTCCGCCGACACCGGGCCGGGCTGGTCGTTTGCGGCCCTCGGCGCCGGCATCGACCTGGCGCTCTGCGAGGCGACGTACCCCCACCGCCAGGAGCGTGCGCCGCTGCACCTGAGCGCCAAGGAAGCGGGCGACATGACCCGGGAGGCGGGTGCGGCCGGGCTGCTGCTCACCCACCTGTGGCCCACCGTCGACCCTGCGGAGATCCTCGCCGAGGCGGCCGCCGCCTACGGTGGCCCGGTGGACCTCGCCCGGATGAACGAGACCTACCCGGTATGA